In Quercus robur chromosome 11, dhQueRobu3.1, whole genome shotgun sequence, the following proteins share a genomic window:
- the LOC126706293 gene encoding scopoletin glucosyltransferase-like — protein MGSKNRQLHIFFFPFMGHGHLIPTMDMAKLFTARGLKATIVTTPRNVPLFSKTSDINIDIQIIKFPAVEAGLPEGCENIDSLNSPEMAHNFLKATKMLQQPLEQLLQDFQPSCLVADMFFPWATDVAAKFGIPRLVFHGISFFSLSVDHSLRLYEPHKKVFSDSEPFVLPNFPGDIKLTRMQLPDFIKHEVETDFSKLLQEVMESELRSYGVVVNSFFELEPAYAEHYKNVMGRKAWHIGPVSLCNKGAEDKTQRGKEASIDEHECLKWLATKKPNSVVYICFGSIAHFSDSQLMEIAMGLEASGQQFIWVVRKAKNEKEEEDWLPKGFEKRMEGKGLIIRGWAPQVLILEHEAVGGFVTHCGWNSTLEGVSAGVPMVTWPMGAEQFYNEKLVTQILKIGVDVCARQWSRVLMGDGIKWEAIEKAVRQIMVGEEAEEMRGRAKALGKMARRAIEEGGSSYSDLIALIEELRSYCP, from the coding sequence ATGGGTAGCAAAAATCGTCAGCTTCACATATTCTTCTTCCCTTTCATGGGCCATGGCCATCTGATACCGACCATGGACATGGCCAAGCTATTCACAGCGCGAGGTTTGAAGGCAACGATTGTCACTACTCCTCGCAACGTGCCTTTATTCTCCAAAACTAGCGACATCAACATTgatatccaaatcatcaagttTCCTGCTGTAGAGGCTGGTTTGCCCGAAGGATGTGAGAATATTGACTCACTCAATTCCCCAGAAATGGCTCACAATTTTCTCAAAGCCACTAAGATGCTTCAACAACCACTTGAGCAACTACTACAAGATTTCCAACCTAGTTGCCTTGTTGCCGACATGTTCTTTCCTTGGGCAACTGATGTTGCAGCTAAATTTGGTATTCCAAGGCTTGTTTTCCATGGGATCAGTTTTTTTTCTCTGTCTGTAGACCATAGTTTGAGACTATATGAACCTCACAAGAAAGTTTTTTCTGATTCTGAACCTTTTGTCCTACCGAATTTTCCGGGGGATATAAAGTTGACAAGGATGCAACTTCCCGACTTCATTAAGCATGAAGTTGAAACAGATTTTTCCAAGTTGTTGCAAGAAGTTATGGAATCAGAGTTGAGGAGCTATGGGGTAGTTGTTAACAGCTTCTTTGAGCTCGAGCCAGCTTATGCAGAGCATTACAAGAATGTTATGGGAAGAAAGGCATGGCATATAGGTCCAGTCTCACTATGCAACAAGGGTGCTGAAGATAAAACCCAAAGGGGAAAGGAAGCCTCCATTGATGAACATGAGTGTTTAAAGTGGCTTGCCACAAAGAAACCCAATTCAGTTGTTTATATTTGCTTTGGGAGTATAGCACACTTTAGTGACTCTCAGCTCATGGAGATTGCAATGGGTCTTGAGGCTTCTGGACAGCAATTCATTTGGGTTGTGAGGAAAGccaaaaatgagaaagaagaggaagattgGTTACCTAAAGGATTTGAGAAAAGAATGGAAGGTAAGGGACTAATTATAAGAGGTTGGGCACCCCAAGTGTTGATCCTTGAGCATGAAGCAGTTGGAGGATTTGTGACTCATTGTGGGTGGAACTCGACCTTGGAAGGAGTGAGTGCAGGGGTACCCATGGTCACGTGGCCTATGGGTGCTGAGCAGTTTTACAATGAAAAGTTAGTGACTCAAATATTGAAAATTGGGGTTGATGTTTGTGCTCGACAATGGTCAAGAGTATTGATGGGAGATGGTATCAAGTGGGAAGCAATAGAGAAGGCAGTGAGGCAAATTATGGTTGGTGAAGAAGCAGAGGAAATGAGAGGTAGAGCCAAGGCACTTGGGAAGATGGCAAGGAGGGCTATTGAAGAAGGGGGATCATCCTATTCTGATTTGATTGCTTTAATTGAAGAATTAAGGTCGTATTGCCCTTGA